The Saccharomycodes ludwigii strain NBRC 1722 chromosome II, whole genome shotgun sequence genome window below encodes:
- the MCM4 gene encoding MCM DNA helicase complex subunit MCM4 (similar to Saccharomyces cerevisiae YPR019W | MCM4 | MiniChromosome Maintenance) codes for MSSTDPSSNSNSANDNDVSSPIDASNHQNSFSQNNQPSSPQQQGLFYHSSSSLPETYENNRSSNTRTAHGIYSSSQQPQQRYDTNVSSPIGYTDTSSSPYLRRNTSSYQNRRTNDRNEENSTRRNNQSPSSSLHSSRLRRGTANNELDSISSSLGNIGSSNDLRRATSRRNDINSSGMSSPRRIVDISEPHNLLSGSSMLNSSSSLGSSSREGNNDEPLRVIWGTNISIQECSNKFREFLMSFKYKYRKILDGRDEDVNFDTDEELYYVNKMNKMRELGSSNLNLDTRNLLAFKPTEKLYHQLLHYPQELVSIMDQSLKDCMVSLVLDNNVDFNIDEIESKFYKIRPYNVDNRKGVRELNPGDIDKLISIKGLVLRSTPVIPDMKVAFFRCSVCDHTTAVEIDRGLIQEPSRCPRPDCSQANSMVLVHNRCSFSDKQVTKLQETPDLVPDGQTPHSVSLCVYDELVDSCRAGDRVQVTGIFRSIPIRANPRQRVLRSLYKTYVDVVHVKKIDERRLGVDVSTVEQELLQHDMENGDGVDEIRKVTDADITKIREVASRIDVFEILSRSIAPSIYELDDVKKGILLQLFGGTNKVFKKGGKYRGDINILLCGDPSTSKSQLLNYVHKIAPRGVYTSGKGSSAVGLTAYITRDVDTRQLVLESGALVLSDGGVCCIDEFDKMSDSTRSVLHEVMEQQTISIAKAGIITTLNARTSILASANPINSRYNPMLPVTENIDLPPPLLSRFDLVYLILDKVDETSDRELARHLTNLYLEDNPDSGATAGDVLPIEFLTMYISYAKEHFQPVITEIAKDELVKNYVEMRKIGDDSRSDEKRITATTRQLESMIRLSEAHAKMRLSQTVDLEDVREACRLIKAAIKDYATDPKTGKIDMSLVQTGKSAVQLQLQEKLTQEVLNIVANHSSDTISFNELNRILNETSGSGDKVELESVNDALNRLQQEDKIVVLGDGLRRSIRINNSSHL; via the coding sequence ATGTCAAGTACTGATCCAAGTTCTAATTCAAACAGTGCCAATGACAATGATGTATCCTCTCCAATAGATGCTTCCAACCATCAAAACTCCTTTTCACAAAATAATCAGCCATCTTCTCCACAACAACAAGGCTTATTTTATcattcctcttcttctctACCTGAAAcatatgaaaataatagaagCTCTAATACCAGAACTGCACATGGCATTTACTCTTCTTCTCAACAACCGCAACAACGCTACGACACCAATGTATCTTCGCCTATAGGATACACAGACACATCTTCCTCTCCTTATTTAAGAAGAAATACATCATCATATCAAAACAGAAGAACAAATGATAGGAATGAAGAAAATTCAACACGACGTAACAACCAAAGCCCATCTTCCTCTCTGCACTCATCTAGGCTCCGTAGGGGTACTGCAAACAACGAATTAGACTCGATTTCCTCATCCTTGGGTAATATTGGGAGCAGTAATGATTTAAGAAGAGCTACGAGTAGAAGAAATGATATTAACTCATCTGGAATGTCTTCTCCAAGAAGGATCGTTGACATTTCTGAACCACATAACTTGCTTAGTGGATCATCGATGTTAaattcttcctcttctttgGGTAGCAGCAGCCGGGAAGGCAATAATGACGAGCCTTTAAGAGTTATTTGGGGTACAAACATTAGTATTCAAGAATGCTCCAATAAATTTCGGGAATTCTTAATGTCttttaaatacaaatatcGTAAAATATTGGACGGTAGAGATGAGGACGTCAATTTTGACACTGACGAAGAACTGTATTATGTTAACAAGATGAATAAAATGAGGGAACTAGGTAGTTCAAATTTGAACTTGGATACGAGGAACCTATTAGCTTTCAAGCCCACTGAAAAATTGTATCATCAACTATTACACTACCCTCAAGAGCTTGTTTCTATCATGGATCAGTCTTTAAAAGATTGCATGGTATCTTTGGTTCTAGATAACAACgttgattttaatattgatgaaattgaatcgaaattttacaaaattagACCATACAATGTTGACAACAGAAAGGGAGTTAGAGAACTAAATCCTGGCGATATTGATAAGCTGATTAGTATCAAGGGATTGGTCTTAAGATCGACACCGGTTATTCCAGATATGAAAGTAGCATTTTTCAGGTGCAGTGTTTGTGATCATACGACTGCGGTTGAAATCGATCGGGGTTTAATTCAAGAGCCTTCCAGATGCCCACGGCCAGATTGTAGTCAAGCCAATTCTATGGTTTTGGTTCACAATAGGTGCTCATTTTCTGATAAACAAGTCACCAAGTTACAGGAAACGCCAGACCTAGTTCCTGACGGTCAAACACCACATTCAGTTTCCTTATGTGTTTATGATGAACTGGTTGATAGTTGTAGGGCCGGTGATAGAGTCCAAGTTACCGGTATTTTTCGGTCTATACCCATTCGAGCTAATCCGAGACAGCGTGTTTTAAGAAGTTTATATAAGACTTACGTAGACGTTGTTCATGTCAAGAAAATTGATGAGCGTAGATTAGGTGTGGACGTGTCCACTGTGGAACAAGAATTATTACAGCATGATATGGAAAACGGTGATGGTGTTGATGAAATACGTAAGGTTACCGATGCCGATATTACGAAAATAAGAGAAGTAGCGAGTAGAATCGAcgtttttgaaattttatcTCGTTCCATTGCGCCGTCTATTTATGAATTAGATGATGTAAAAAAGGGCATATTGCTACAATTATTTGGTGGGACCaataaagttttcaaaaaaggTGGGAAATATAGAGGTGACATTAACATTTTGCTATGTGGAGATCCATCTACTTCCAAGTcacaacttttaaattacGTTCATAAGATTGCGCCACGGGGTGTTTATACATCTGGTAAAGGTTCTTCTGCGGTTGGTTTGACAGCTTATATTACAAGGGATGTTGATACGAGGCAGTTGGTTTTGGAAAGTGGTGCTTTAGTTTTGAGTGATGGTGGTGTTTGTTGCATTGACgaatttgataaaatgAGTGATTCAACACGAAGTGTTTTGCATGAAGTTATGGAACAGCAAACCATATCTATTGCCAAAGCAGGTATTATTACGACGTTAAATGCAAGAACATCGATTTTGGCAAGTGCCAATCCAATTAACTCTAGGTATAACCCCATGTTGCCCGTTACCGAAAACATTGATTTGCCACCACCTTTGTTGTCAAGATTTGATttggtttatttaatattggATAAAGTTGACGAAACTAGTGATAGAGAACTAGCCAGACATTTGACcaatttatatttggaaGATAATCCAGACAGTGGGGCAACTGCTGGTGACGTTTTGCCTATTGAATTTTTGACGATGTACATTAGCTATGCCAAGGAACACTTTCAGCCAGTTATTACTGAGATTGCCAAAGATGAATTGGTCAAAAATTATGTCGAAATGAGAAAGATTGGAGATGATTCTAGATCAGATGAAAAAAGGATTACAGCAACGACACGTCAATTAGAAAGTATGATTAGATTATCTGAAGCGCATGCCAAAATGAGGTTATCTCAAACGGTTGACTTAGAAGATGTACGTGAAGCTTGTAGGTTAATCAAGGCTGCTATAAAAGATTATGCTACCGATCCTAAAACTGGTAAGATTGATATGAGTTTAGTCCAGACTGGTAAGTCTGCTGTTCAATTGCAActacaagaaaaattaacacAGGAAGTTTTGAATATAGTAGCAAATCATTCTTCAGATACTATAAGTTTCAATGAATTGAATAGGATTTTGAATGAAACGTCTGGTAGTGGTGATAAAGTGGAACTAGAGAGTGTAAATGATGCCTTGAATAGACTACAACAAGAAGATAAAATTGTAGTTTTAGGTGATGGTTTGAGAAGGTCTATTCGTATAAACAATTCATCTCATTTATAA
- the RLF2 gene encoding Rlf2p (similar to Saccharomyces cerevisiae YPR018W | RLF2 | Rap1 protein Localization Factor): protein MKSIDDILNSSVNDASDNNIKEALAYLTNNKNKYYEENKSKETHLTSVELLQLITSNNKDDKDDKELEKLLESIPHKFIRFYENVRPPYTGTYSKYFKLPKQNPFSTEGTGFNYDYDSDLEWINDDEDGEELGNVEDLDEDEDEEDEDCADEDDNMIFGEEFDDFLAKEEESDGNSDSKRKKKFLGPLIPIVKINAVFKLNNNSNCTVALNDKEDGQFFDSIKMKMFYDTPVDPLMIISKKSEGSRSSVNNNEYKRSLQESNIGTSSLTEIDGKNLPISSKKFKKNIVTDGKDLSAMFDEIQGNKFSLSTLTEITQDKFTNYSQETIKNTIKEYATRDPKSKLWHIKDKQHWNLLKEGNTQP, encoded by the coding sequence ATGAAATCTATCGATGACATTTTAAATTCATCAGTAAACGATGCCAGTGACAATAACATTAAGGAAGCGTTAGCATatttaactaataataaaaacaagtACTACgaggaaaataaatcaaaagaaACACATCTTACGTCAGTAGAACTATTACAACTAATTAcgtctaataataaagatgataAGGATGATAAAGAGTTGGAGAAATTATTGGAAAGTATACCCCACAAGTTTATTAGGTTTTATGAAAATGTTAGACCACCATACACTGGTACGTattctaaatattttaaattaccCAAGCAGAACCCATTTAGTACTGAGGGCACTGGTTTCAACTATGATTATGATTCCGACTTAGAATGGATAAATGACGATGAAGACGGGGAAGAGTTGGGTAATGTGGAGGATttagatgaagatgaagacgAGGAAGATGAAGACTGTGCAGATGAAGATGACAATATGATTTTTGGTGAAGAATTTGACGACTTTTTGGCTAAGGAGGAAGAGAGTGATGGTAATTCAGATtccaaaaggaaaaaaaagtttttgggACCATTAATCCCGATAGTCAAGATAAATGCCGTTTTTAAACTGAATAACAATAGCAATTGCACTGTGGCATTAAATGATAAGGAAGATGGACAATTTTTTGActcaataaaaatgaaaatgttttaCGATACACCGGTAGACCcattaatgataatatccAAGAAAAGTGAGGGCAGTAGGTCGTCCGTCAATAACAATGAATATAAACGATCATTACAAGAATCTAATATTGGTACTTCTTCTTTAACTGAGATAGATGGCAAAAATTTGCCTAtatcatcaaaaaaatttaaaaaaaacattgttACAGATGGAAAAGATTTATCCGCTATGTTTGATGAAATACAAGGAAATAAGTTTTCGTTAAGTACCTTAACGGAAATTACTCAAGATAAATTTACTAATTATAGTCAAgaaactattaaaaatacaattaaGGAATATGCGACTAGAGATCCTAAATCTAAACTATGGCATATAAAGGACAAACAACATTGGAATTTATTAAAGGAAGGAAACACTCAACCTTGA
- the DSS4 gene encoding guanine nucleotide exchange factor DSS4 (similar to Saccharomyces cerevisiae YPR017C | DSS4 | Dominant Suppressor of Sec4) encodes MLKVKCPFKQCNCSIISYNEKENQPINLPLSVYDDYKLLLKNKDTKATGKFLIVGNIWDFDNIGVSKTLSFFENKDDNMSKLEFVNPIDNKRYNITQIFKYLICSDCEKGPLGIICKAKLLNDENSTVIELNLLSLDSIDLC; translated from the coding sequence ATGTTAAAAGTCAAATGCCCATTTAAGCAATGCAACTGTTCAATTATTAGCtacaatgaaaaagaaaatcaacCTATAAACTTACCCTTGTCTGTATATGatgattataaattattattaaaaaataaagatactAAAGCAACAGGTaagtttttaatagttGGAAATATTTGGGATTTCGATAATATAGGTGTTTCTAAAACattgtctttttttgaaaataaagacgATAATATGTCAAAGTTGGAATTCGTTAATCCTATCGATAATAAAAGGTATAATATTACTCAGATTTTCAAGTACTTAATATGTTCTGACTGTGAAAAGGGCCCCCTAGGTATTATTTGTAAGGCTAAATTATTGAATGATGAGAATTCGACAGTGATTGAATTGAATTTATTAAGCTTAGATAGCATTGATTTgtgttaa
- the TIF6 gene encoding translation initiation factor 6 (similar to Saccharomyces cerevisiae YPR016C | TIF6 | Translation Initiation Factor), whose protein sequence is MATRTQFENSNEVGVFSKLTNTYCLVTVGGSENFYSAFEAELGDAIPLVHSTIAGTRIIGRMTAGNRRGLLVPTQTTDQELQHLRNSLPDAVKIQRIEERLSALGNVICCNDYVALVHPDIDRETEELISDVLGVEVFRQTISGNVLVGSYCALSNQGALVHPQTTIQDQEELSSLLQVPVVAGTVNRGSAVVGAGMVVNDYLAVTGLDTTAPELSVIESIFHLQDAQPEYISNNLRDTLIETYS, encoded by the coding sequence atggcTACCAGAACTCAATTTGAAAACTCAAACGAGGTTGGTGTTTTCTCCAAATTAACAAATACCTATTGTTTAGTCACCGTTGGTGGTTCTGAAAATTTCTATTCCGCTTTTGAGGCAGAATTAGGTGATGCTATCCCATTAGTTCACTCCACTATTGCAGGTACCCGTATAATTGGTAGAATGACTGCTGGCAATCGAAGAGGTTTGTTGGTCCCAACTCAAACAACAGATCAGGAATTACAACACTTAAGAAATTCTTTACCGGACGCAGTTAAAATCCAAAGAATAGAGGAAAGGCTATCTGCTTTGGGTAACGTTATTTGTTGCAATGACTACGTTGCTTTAGTTCATCCAGATATTGATAGAGAAACTGAAGAATTAATTTCCGATGTTTTGGGCGTTGAAGTTTTTCGTCAAACTATTTCAGGTAATGTCTTGGTTGGATCTTATTGTGCTTTAAGTAATCAAGGTGCTTTAGTTCATCCACAAACCACTATACAAGATCAGGAAGAATTGTCATCTTTGCTACAGGTCCCGGTCGTTGCTGGTACTGTCAATAGAGGTTCTGCTGTTGTTGGTGCTGGTATGGTTGTTAATGACTATCTAGCTGTTACAGGTTTAGATACCACTGCGCCAGAATTGAGTGTTATTGAGAGTATTTTCCATTTACAAGACGCCCAGCCAGAGtatatttctaataatttgCGTGATACATTGATTGAAACTTACTCTTAG